A single genomic interval of Lewinellaceae bacterium harbors:
- a CDS encoding ThuA domain-containing protein gives MPCAAGAQQLKVVTAPAAAPEIPSLKGKKVLVVYGGWEGHKPEAFAKRMAAWLETEGAVFTVSDSLGIYTDEAFMSSVDLIIQYWTMGKITKEQEAGLLNAVKNGAGIAGCHGGTGDSFRDNTEYQYMVGGQWVAHPGGEIDYEVNILDTGDPVTEGVEDFDIHTEQYYMHVDPNVKVLATTTFNGDVDSWIDSAVIPVAWKKYFGKGRVFYLSIGHSPGTFEVPEVWAMLTRGMKWAGGSKYLPREEWMSPVYGR, from the coding sequence ATGCCTTGCGCCGCCGGCGCCCAGCAATTGAAAGTAGTGACAGCCCCTGCCGCCGCCCCGGAGATCCCATCGCTGAAAGGCAAAAAAGTGCTGGTCGTCTATGGCGGCTGGGAGGGCCATAAACCGGAAGCCTTCGCCAAAAGGATGGCCGCCTGGCTGGAAACGGAAGGCGCCGTTTTTACGGTTTCTGACAGCCTGGGCATTTACACGGACGAAGCCTTCATGTCTTCCGTCGATCTCATCATTCAATACTGGACGATGGGAAAGATCACCAAAGAACAGGAAGCAGGATTGCTCAACGCCGTGAAGAACGGGGCCGGCATCGCCGGGTGCCACGGCGGGACAGGAGATTCCTTCCGGGATAATACGGAATACCAATATATGGTTGGAGGCCAATGGGTGGCCCATCCCGGCGGAGAGATCGACTACGAGGTCAATATCCTCGATACCGGCGACCCCGTCACCGAAGGTGTTGAGGATTTTGACATCCATACCGAACAGTACTATATGCACGTCGATCCCAATGTAAAAGTACTCGCCACCACTACCTTCAACGGAGACGTCGACAGCTGGATCGACAGCGCAGTGATACCGGTGGCGTGGAAGAAATACTTCGGCAAAGGCAGGGTCTTCTACCTGTCCATCGGCCATTCTCCGGGTACGTTCGAGGTGCCGGAGGTGTGGGCGATGCTTACCCGGGGAATGAAATGGGCGGGTGGAAGCAAATATCTGCCCAGGGAGGAGTGGATGAGCCCGGTGTATGGGAGGTAG
- a CDS encoding PorT family protein: MKTIVSTLALAVMTLATLQAQHNSFYIGANGGGNFSKFKFTEDLSELYPNSNPVFGLNGGVTVGFEIQNFTLSSGIQYIQKGGEYQTDNFEGELGTGFFTGKEKLHYISVPVLVGYREYLTPRFALSIAIGPSFNFGLSGNLDETTQYFGTDEVEIDNYKIAFGSGLNEDYRSMQLGFQVSPGIVVALNDNSKVTFNVTWDSGVADVFNQRYKDANEFFDINQGSQLNRSTIFSVGYEYHFNFADRY, from the coding sequence ATGAAAACGATCGTCAGCACCCTTGCACTGGCAGTAATGACACTGGCAACCCTGCAGGCACAACACAACTCTTTCTACATCGGCGCCAACGGCGGCGGCAACTTTTCCAAATTCAAATTCACCGAAGACCTGTCGGAGCTGTACCCCAATTCCAATCCCGTCTTTGGCCTGAACGGCGGCGTCACGGTGGGTTTCGAAATCCAGAATTTCACTCTCAGCAGCGGCATACAGTACATCCAAAAAGGCGGCGAGTACCAAACCGACAATTTTGAGGGCGAACTGGGCACCGGCTTCTTTACCGGCAAAGAAAAACTGCACTACATCTCGGTTCCGGTATTAGTTGGCTACAGAGAATACCTGACGCCCCGCTTTGCCTTATCGATTGCCATCGGCCCTTCTTTCAACTTCGGCCTGAGCGGCAACCTCGACGAAACCACCCAGTATTTCGGAACGGACGAAGTGGAAATCGACAATTACAAAATCGCATTCGGCAGCGGCCTCAACGAGGACTACCGCTCCATGCAATTGGGCTTCCAGGTGTCGCCCGGCATTGTCGTCGCCCTCAACGACAACAGCAAGGTCACGTTTAATGTGACCTGGGACAGCGGCGTGGCCGATGTTTTCAACCAGCGCTACAAAGACGCCAACGAGTTTTTCGACATCAACCAGGGCAGCCAGCTGAATCGCTCTACCATCTTCTCGGTGGGTTATGAATACCATTTCAATTTCGCCGACCGCTATTGA
- a CDS encoding lactonase family protein — MANHSLLSFFTLMAALLLSACGEPEKTPETTMDILAGTYTQGQSEGIYRLKFNPGTGALSNEGLVAKTEQPSFLLVSKEQNTVYAVHETATFNGQPGGGVSAFKWDESREKLSVINSRNTGGAHPCYLSANGRFLSVANYSGGNVAIFKLGENGGLEDGPQMRQHEGSGPNAARQEGPHAHCSAWRPDNRYLYVADLGIDEVVAYPFDSSNGTLGERATALKATPGSGPRLLAFHPTEPLAFLVNELANTVASVSYRPDSPEFTPIQEESTLPAGYQGENTCAHIQLSPDGRFLYVSNRGHDSIAAFSVSKAGKLELAGIEPTRGQTPRFFTITPDGQYLLAANQNSNSVVVFRRDQETGKLEARGVQAEVYSPVCLQFVN; from the coding sequence ATGGCAAACCATAGCCTATTGTCCTTTTTCACCCTCATGGCCGCCCTGCTGCTGAGCGCGTGCGGCGAACCAGAAAAAACTCCGGAAACAACTATGGACATACTGGCGGGCACCTACACGCAGGGGCAAAGCGAAGGCATTTACCGGCTGAAATTCAACCCCGGCACGGGCGCACTGAGCAATGAAGGCCTGGTGGCAAAAACGGAGCAGCCTTCCTTTCTGCTTGTCTCCAAAGAGCAGAATACGGTGTATGCCGTCCATGAAACCGCAACCTTCAACGGGCAACCCGGCGGCGGCGTCAGCGCTTTCAAATGGGATGAAAGCCGGGAGAAGCTGTCTGTTATCAACAGCCGGAATACCGGGGGGGCACACCCCTGCTACCTCAGCGCAAACGGCCGTTTTCTGAGCGTGGCCAACTATTCCGGTGGCAACGTCGCCATTTTCAAGCTCGGTGAAAACGGAGGTTTGGAGGACGGCCCACAGATGCGCCAGCACGAGGGCAGCGGCCCCAATGCCGCGCGCCAGGAAGGCCCTCACGCCCACTGCTCCGCCTGGAGGCCGGACAACCGGTACCTGTACGTCGCCGACCTGGGTATTGACGAGGTCGTTGCCTATCCGTTCGACAGCTCAAATGGCACACTGGGAGAAAGGGCAACCGCCCTCAAAGCAACCCCGGGCAGCGGCCCCCGCCTGCTCGCTTTCCACCCAACCGAACCACTGGCTTTTTTGGTGAACGAACTGGCAAACACGGTAGCATCCGTGTCCTATCGGCCCGACAGCCCGGAATTTACCCCCATCCAGGAAGAAAGCACCCTGCCTGCAGGTTACCAGGGAGAGAACACCTGCGCCCACATCCAACTCAGCCCCGATGGCCGCTTCCTGTACGTATCCAACCGAGGGCATGACAGCATCGCCGCCTTTTCCGTCTCCAAAGCAGGAAAGCTGGAACTGGCTGGCATCGAACCTACCCGGGGCCAGACTCCCCGTTTTTTCACCATCACGCCCGATGGGCAATACCTGCTGGCCGCCAACCAGAATTCGAATTCGGTGGTGGTTTTCCGGAGAGATCAGGAAACTGGGAAACTGGAGGCTAGGGGGGTGCAGGCGGAGGTATACAGCCCGGTGTGCTTGCAGTTTGTTAACTAG
- a CDS encoding MotA/TolQ/ExbB proton channel family protein: MFNTKRFQLTISVLAAVVIWLLLILMGNLFNSGSGMHRLIELLGGSGKGYIQAAIYALFAYSLFELYEKQKFIKGQYEGFGLGLLPVRDQLVLSPEEVAKIKLDTIKLEQNGKNLLVADFIKKACTQYRNDQSVSETLQVFSAQVDTSKEELEGKLETVRYLLGAVISLGFIGTLIGLSSSIGMAHLAKTVEGMPEITRNLNVAFDTTLVALLTGLVLNFFYHRYLENLDTFYSRTKAYIIDNLISRIYKAAA; this comes from the coding sequence ATGTTTAACACCAAGCGTTTTCAACTGACAATCAGCGTCCTGGCGGCAGTAGTAATATGGCTGCTGCTGATCCTGATGGGCAATCTCTTCAACTCAGGCTCCGGCATGCACCGCCTGATCGAATTGCTGGGGGGCTCGGGCAAAGGGTACATTCAGGCGGCCATTTACGCTTTGTTTGCCTACAGCTTGTTTGAGCTGTATGAGAAGCAAAAATTCATCAAAGGGCAGTACGAGGGCTTCGGGCTGGGCCTGCTGCCGGTACGCGACCAGTTGGTCCTCTCCCCGGAAGAAGTCGCCAAGATCAAACTGGATACGATAAAGCTGGAGCAAAACGGCAAAAACCTGCTCGTGGCCGACTTTATCAAAAAGGCCTGTACCCAATACCGCAACGACCAGTCGGTCAGCGAGACATTACAGGTATTTAGCGCCCAGGTAGACACCAGCAAGGAAGAGCTGGAAGGCAAGCTGGAGACGGTGCGCTATCTGCTGGGCGCCGTCATCTCGCTGGGCTTTATCGGCACCCTGATCGGGCTGTCCTCTTCCATCGGCATGGCCCACCTGGCCAAAACGGTGGAGGGCATGCCCGAGATCACGCGCAACCTCAACGTGGCCTTCGACACGACCCTGGTGGCGCTGCTCACCGGGCTGGTGCTGAACTTTTTCTACCATCGCTACCTGGAAAACCTGGATACGTTTTATTCCAGGACGAAGGCCTACATCATCGACAACCTGATCAGCCGGATTTATAAGGCGGCGGCGTGA
- a CDS encoding T9SS type A sorting domain-containing protein — translation MKTKLTLSLLLVFSYLNAQEFVQVSVGSSYSLQSYYTLSNDENSILTNESWDLAFTTAPDAAGIFYNEAATASFSGEAPELRLYLAPTTDFADIINPAVLGDSLYNEEIDWENGAFNNPRGENDPGDYGWGTYNPGTQAIEGNRVYALKLRNGSWKKIFIESLSNGVYTVKYAGLDGANEATATISKADFAGSPLALFSFNTETAIASPAGWDLLFTRYRTALDPGDGVVVQYMVTGVLSGPGVESAEARGVDPVDVDYEPYLDSLSTQLDIIGQDWKFFDLGAFEWVLDPERAYFVKTLENRLWKIVFYGFDGSSTGIFTFEKTDLGLLSSTESPASNFVDLSVYPNPAAEEMTVAFTLKESQKELRLYLSNALGQVVWQSRASGNAGLNILNLRPEGLPGGVYHLNLGAGGDQVTQKVIIR, via the coding sequence ATGAAAACTAAACTTACCCTTTCCTTGCTCCTGGTTTTTTCTTATTTGAATGCACAGGAATTCGTTCAAGTCTCGGTCGGCTCTTCCTATTCTCTCCAGTCTTATTACACTCTCAGCAACGACGAGAACAGCATCTTAACGAACGAATCCTGGGACCTGGCCTTTACTACCGCCCCCGATGCGGCCGGCATATTCTACAACGAAGCCGCCACGGCCTCCTTTTCCGGAGAGGCGCCCGAACTGAGGCTGTACCTTGCTCCGACAACCGACTTTGCCGACATCATAAACCCGGCTGTTCTGGGCGACAGCCTTTACAACGAAGAGATAGACTGGGAGAACGGCGCCTTCAACAACCCCAGAGGGGAGAATGACCCGGGCGACTACGGTTGGGGAACTTATAACCCAGGCACTCAAGCGATTGAAGGCAACCGGGTTTACGCCCTAAAGTTGCGCAACGGCAGTTGGAAGAAGATTTTTATCGAATCTCTGTCCAATGGCGTGTACACCGTCAAATACGCTGGCCTGGACGGCGCGAATGAGGCTACCGCTACCATCTCTAAAGCCGACTTTGCGGGCAGCCCGCTCGCCCTGTTTTCCTTCAATACCGAAACCGCCATCGCCAGCCCCGCTGGCTGGGATCTGCTTTTCACCCGCTACCGGACGGCGCTGGACCCCGGAGACGGAGTAGTGGTGCAGTACATGGTAACCGGAGTGCTTTCCGGCCCGGGCGTAGAATCAGCTGAAGCCAGAGGCGTCGACCCGGTGGACGTGGACTACGAGCCCTATCTGGACAGCCTGAGCACCCAGTTGGACATCATCGGGCAAGACTGGAAATTTTTCGACCTCGGCGCCTTCGAATGGGTGCTGGACCCCGAGCGCGCCTATTTTGTGAAAACACTGGAAAATCGCCTGTGGAAGATCGTTTTTTACGGGTTCGACGGTTCCAGCACCGGTATTTTTACTTTTGAAAAAACCGACCTGGGCTTGCTCTCCAGCACCGAAAGCCCAGCCTCTAACTTCGTTGATCTCAGCGTTTATCCCAATCCCGCAGCAGAAGAAATGACGGTTGCCTTCACCCTGAAAGAAAGCCAGAAAGAGCTGCGCCTTTACCTCTCTAACGCTCTGGGACAGGTGGTTTGGCAATCCAGAGCCTCAGGCAATGCCGGGTTAAATATACTGAATCTGCGGCCGGAAGGATTACCCGGCGGCGTCTATCATCTGAACCTTGGCGCCGGTGGCGACCAAGTGACGCAGAAGGTGATCATACGATAG
- a CDS encoding histidine kinase has product MLPVKNEYKKYLLLIPLLAFSFSTASGQYDLDRPSLAIRAEDGLPNHYFRGLAMDANGFIWAGSYDGLARFDGRRIKTFFHQADDSSGLAHSAIASLAATPDDGNVWVGTYGGLSVYDAVSGRFHSYYQDATDSTALRSNFIDWVYADRQGGVWVASGSEVLTHYKPATDGFAHYHPKAANAGQKERIRSICQSQSNDSLLWIGTNLRLFSFNKYGLQFHYEPPGLGELEQVFAYSDGYLYLVDRAGQLSVYDPAKHQAIRKLELKKGWNVHQIHRKAESALWLSCNRGVAVLDTRSFRVEYSWENNPESKKTYEIDFVDPSGRLWSASAAGLQVFDPLATQFRNYVYETSGAVHPYITQKVAESPDGQFLYLNVNAGEGIYRFGRQSQEWRLIPKPEDYGAPLFYGKDLAFLKNGQLLILEGSEVFALSPDGQTMASHPLNAKLPEENNWLNFYADSMGYLWLGGGHAGVFRINLAGGEVKPLGELFPACDQPRFRYAFYEDSRHNIWINNCNGFGVYSFEQDTFYLFPYSQDGPNDNTFKKVKDFAESGDGLLWVSNEEEGELGRVRLDHPEQGLYEKFSMWDRVKAGAIPIDKGVVRDALAMTKLTVDAGNNLWGISPEGVVKLKPDLSGLEIYNELDGLLWLDEELKVITANQLERLSSGELIVGFRKGISIFDPQQLQGSRERPRPYLTSFKVYNNEWKADSSLFYTKRIPLGHKENYFSFEFSAVGYTHPEKYQYQYKLEGVDEDWILAGQRNYAAYTNVPGGDYIFLVKVANSDGIWNEEPAKVRLSVATPWWRQLWFRGGLLLLFFAGAYAFYRYRLGQVQKAERLKSEFEKKVANLELTALRAQMNPHFLFNCLNSIDHYIIKNETRKASEYLNSFSRLIRLILQNSRSNYVNLKDELETLTLYMEMESLRFSHRFDYEVQVQPGLPLNEIEIPPMLIQPYVENAIWHGLMLKTGKGTVRLGVSKENGILKCTIQDDGIGRQKAGELKRPSRSGKKSMGMSITKDRIETINKIYETNTTVKIIDLVDDNGKAAGTKVELMIPV; this is encoded by the coding sequence ATGTTGCCAGTTAAAAACGAATATAAAAAATACCTGCTCTTAATACCGCTTCTGGCATTCAGCTTCAGCACGGCCAGCGGCCAGTACGACCTCGACCGCCCCAGCCTGGCCATCCGCGCAGAAGACGGACTGCCCAACCATTACTTCCGGGGCCTGGCCATGGACGCCAATGGGTTCATTTGGGCAGGAAGCTATGACGGCCTGGCCCGGTTTGACGGCCGCCGCATCAAAACCTTTTTTCATCAGGCCGATGACTCCAGCGGCCTGGCCCATAGCGCCATAGCCAGCCTGGCGGCAACTCCGGATGACGGCAACGTGTGGGTGGGCACCTATGGAGGCCTGAGCGTCTATGACGCGGTGTCGGGCAGGTTCCATTCCTATTACCAGGACGCTACCGACTCTACCGCTTTGCGCAGCAATTTCATCGATTGGGTTTATGCCGACCGGCAGGGCGGCGTTTGGGTGGCCTCCGGAAGCGAAGTGCTTACCCATTACAAACCGGCAACCGATGGCTTCGCTCATTACCACCCCAAGGCCGCCAACGCCGGACAAAAAGAAAGGATACGATCCATCTGCCAGAGCCAGAGCAACGACTCTTTGTTGTGGATCGGCACCAACTTGCGCCTTTTCAGCTTCAACAAGTACGGCCTACAGTTCCATTATGAACCTCCCGGGCTGGGAGAGCTGGAACAGGTTTTCGCTTATTCGGATGGATATTTATACCTGGTGGACCGGGCGGGCCAACTCAGTGTTTACGACCCGGCGAAACACCAGGCCATTCGGAAGCTGGAGCTTAAAAAGGGCTGGAACGTTCACCAGATTCACCGAAAGGCTGAAAGCGCCTTATGGCTGAGTTGCAACCGGGGGGTAGCTGTGTTGGATACCAGAAGTTTCCGGGTCGAATACTCCTGGGAGAATAACCCGGAAAGCAAAAAAACATACGAAATCGATTTTGTTGACCCCAGCGGGCGCCTGTGGTCGGCCAGCGCCGCCGGGTTGCAGGTATTCGACCCCCTGGCCACCCAATTCCGAAATTACGTTTACGAAACATCCGGAGCGGTTCATCCCTACATCACTCAAAAAGTAGCGGAAAGCCCCGACGGGCAATTCCTTTATTTGAACGTCAACGCGGGGGAGGGTATTTATCGTTTCGGCCGGCAAAGCCAGGAGTGGCGGCTTATCCCTAAACCTGAGGATTACGGCGCCCCGCTCTTTTACGGCAAAGACCTCGCTTTTTTGAAGAACGGCCAACTGCTCATACTGGAAGGCAGCGAGGTATTTGCTTTATCGCCAGACGGCCAAACCATGGCAAGCCACCCTCTCAACGCTAAATTGCCTGAAGAAAACAACTGGCTGAACTTTTATGCCGACAGCATGGGCTATTTGTGGCTGGGCGGCGGGCATGCCGGGGTGTTTAGGATAAACCTGGCAGGAGGAGAAGTAAAGCCATTAGGCGAGTTGTTTCCCGCCTGCGACCAGCCGCGTTTCCGCTATGCTTTTTATGAAGATAGCCGGCATAATATCTGGATCAACAATTGCAACGGTTTTGGAGTTTACTCTTTCGAACAGGACACCTTTTACCTGTTCCCCTATTCCCAAGACGGCCCCAATGACAATACCTTTAAAAAGGTCAAAGATTTTGCAGAATCCGGGGATGGCCTGCTGTGGGTAAGCAATGAAGAGGAAGGCGAACTGGGCAGGGTGAGGCTGGACCACCCGGAGCAGGGCCTGTACGAAAAATTCTCTATGTGGGATCGGGTAAAGGCCGGGGCTATTCCCATCGACAAAGGCGTTGTGCGGGACGCCCTGGCTATGACTAAATTGACGGTTGACGCCGGGAATAATCTCTGGGGCATCAGCCCGGAAGGGGTGGTAAAACTCAAACCGGATCTCAGCGGTTTGGAGATTTACAATGAACTGGACGGCCTGCTGTGGCTGGATGAGGAACTGAAGGTCATTACCGCCAACCAGTTGGAGCGGCTGTCTTCCGGAGAATTGATTGTAGGCTTCCGCAAGGGCATAAGTATCTTCGACCCGCAGCAACTGCAGGGCAGCCGGGAACGGCCCCGCCCCTACCTCACCTCTTTTAAAGTATACAACAACGAATGGAAGGCAGACTCCAGTTTATTTTACACGAAACGCATCCCGCTGGGCCATAAAGAGAATTACTTTTCCTTCGAATTCTCGGCGGTCGGGTATACCCATCCGGAAAAATACCAGTACCAATACAAGCTGGAGGGAGTCGATGAGGATTGGATTCTTGCCGGGCAGCGCAATTATGCCGCCTACACCAACGTGCCTGGTGGCGATTACATCTTTTTGGTGAAGGTGGCCAACAGCGACGGCATTTGGAATGAAGAACCGGCAAAAGTAAGGCTGTCCGTCGCCACTCCCTGGTGGCGGCAGCTTTGGTTCCGGGGCGGCCTCTTGCTTTTGTTCTTCGCCGGGGCCTACGCGTTTTACCGCTATCGCCTGGGCCAGGTCCAAAAAGCGGAACGGCTCAAATCCGAATTCGAAAAAAAGGTGGCCAACCTGGAACTCACTGCCCTGCGCGCGCAAATGAACCCGCACTTCCTATTCAACTGCCTCAATTCCATCGACCACTACATCATCAAAAATGAAACCAGGAAGGCCTCTGAATACCTCAACAGCTTCTCCCGGCTCATCCGCCTGATCCTCCAGAATTCCCGCTCCAACTATGTCAACCTCAAAGACGAGCTGGAAACCCTCACCTTGTATATGGAAATGGAAAGCCTCCGCTTCAGCCACCGCTTCGATTATGAAGTGCAGGTGCAACCGGGGTTGCCGCTGAACGAGATCGAAATCCCTCCCATGCTCATACAGCCATACGTGGAAAACGCCATCTGGCACGGCCTGATGCTCAAAACAGGCAAAGGGACAGTCAGATTGGGCGTCTCAAAAGAAAACGGCATTTTAAAATGTACCATACAGGATGACGGCATAGGCCGCCAAAAAGCAGGGGAGCTGAAAAGGCCCTCCCGGTCCGGGAAAAAATCCATGGGCATGAGCATTACCAAAGACCGGATAGAGACCATCAATAAGATTTACGAGACGAATACAACTGTTAAAATTATTGACCTGGTTGATGACAACGGGAAAGCCGCCGGCACCAAAGTCGAATTGATGATCCCGGTTTGA
- a CDS encoding NADP-dependent malic enzyme, whose product MDNKLLKEDALYYHAKGRPGKIEVIPTKETANQRDLSLAYSPGVAEPCLAIEKDVNEVYKYTAKGNLVAVISNGTAVLGLGDIGPEASKPVMEGKGLLFKIYADIDCFDLELNTKNVDEFVRTVKVLEPTFGGINLEDISAPDCFEIEERLKNELNIPVMHDDQHGTAIISGAALLNAIELVGKDISKVKIVVNGAGASAISCTRIYVSLGAKKENIFMYDSKGLIHPDRNNLDGKKSEFVNGTVPANTSLTDILVGADVFIGLSRGNVLNQAMVKEMARDCIIFAMANPNPEISYEDAKAAREDCIMATGRSDYPNQVNNVLGFPFIFRGALDVRASEINEEMKLAAVQALAELAKKPVPDIVNLAYSNANLIFGKDYIIPKPVDPRLITTVAPAVARAAMETGVAGHPITDWAAYEQELARRLGNDNTISRIIETKARQDIKRVVLVDAEHISVLKAAQVVIEERIAQPILLGRRDTIEGIIREYGLSLPGVRIIDPKNPVDEQEVGRHELYSTQFYEKRKRKGVTLLEARDLMRSRSYYGTMMVETGDADALVGGVTKRYPYTVRPALQIIGPREGVKKVASTHILITRFGPLFLADTSINHHLNAEDIAGIAELVAEKVESFDIQPRIAMVTYSNFGSVPNGESAVLMRSATAILQQKYPGWIVDGEMQANMALNPAVREQFYPFSKLAGKRANTLIFPNLSAANIAYNLLAHTANMDIIGPILLGLKKPVHILQLGASVRQIVDMVGIAAVDAQGR is encoded by the coding sequence ATGGACAACAAACTCCTGAAAGAAGATGCCCTGTATTACCATGCCAAAGGCAGGCCAGGAAAAATAGAAGTCATTCCCACCAAAGAGACCGCCAACCAAAGGGATTTGTCCCTGGCCTATTCGCCAGGAGTGGCAGAGCCCTGCCTCGCCATTGAAAAAGACGTAAATGAGGTGTATAAATACACTGCCAAGGGCAACCTCGTGGCAGTCATCAGCAACGGCACCGCCGTTTTGGGCCTGGGAGACATTGGCCCGGAAGCCAGCAAGCCGGTCATGGAAGGCAAAGGGCTGCTGTTTAAAATCTATGCCGACATTGACTGCTTCGACCTGGAGCTGAACACCAAAAACGTCGATGAATTCGTGCGGACGGTGAAAGTCCTGGAACCCACCTTCGGGGGCATCAACCTGGAAGACATCTCGGCGCCCGACTGCTTTGAAATCGAGGAAAGGCTCAAGAATGAGTTGAATATCCCCGTGATGCACGACGACCAGCACGGCACGGCCATCATCAGCGGCGCCGCCCTGCTGAACGCCATTGAGCTGGTGGGCAAGGACATTTCAAAGGTGAAAATAGTAGTCAACGGGGCAGGGGCCTCGGCCATTTCCTGCACCCGGATTTATGTCTCGTTGGGGGCAAAAAAGGAAAATATTTTCATGTACGACAGCAAAGGCCTGATCCATCCGGATCGGAACAACCTGGACGGCAAGAAATCGGAATTCGTGAATGGAACCGTGCCTGCCAATACTTCCCTGACGGATATTTTGGTGGGCGCCGACGTTTTCATCGGGCTGTCCCGCGGCAACGTTCTCAACCAGGCGATGGTCAAAGAAATGGCCCGGGATTGCATCATCTTTGCCATGGCCAACCCCAATCCGGAGATCAGTTATGAGGACGCCAAAGCCGCCCGCGAAGACTGCATTATGGCCACCGGGCGCTCCGATTATCCCAACCAGGTGAACAACGTCCTGGGTTTTCCTTTCATCTTCCGGGGCGCGCTGGACGTGAGGGCATCAGAGATCAATGAAGAAATGAAACTGGCTGCTGTGCAGGCCCTTGCGGAACTGGCGAAGAAGCCGGTGCCCGACATCGTCAACCTGGCCTACAGCAACGCCAACCTGATTTTCGGCAAAGACTACATCATTCCCAAGCCGGTCGACCCGCGCCTGATCACTACAGTGGCCCCGGCAGTTGCCCGGGCGGCCATGGAAACGGGCGTGGCGGGCCACCCCATCACCGACTGGGCGGCCTACGAACAGGAGTTGGCCCGGCGCCTGGGCAACGACAACACCATTTCCAGGATCATCGAGACCAAAGCCCGGCAGGATATCAAGCGCGTGGTTTTGGTTGATGCCGAGCACATCTCTGTGCTCAAAGCGGCGCAGGTGGTCATCGAAGAAAGGATCGCCCAGCCCATTCTGCTGGGCAGGCGGGATACCATCGAAGGCATCATCCGGGAGTACGGCTTGTCGTTGCCGGGAGTACGGATCATCGACCCCAAAAACCCGGTCGACGAGCAGGAAGTAGGCCGGCATGAACTGTACAGCACCCAATTCTACGAAAAGCGGAAAAGGAAAGGGGTGACGCTCTTGGAAGCCAGAGACCTGATGCGCAGCCGGAGTTATTATGGAACGATGATGGTGGAAACCGGAGATGCGGATGCATTGGTCGGAGGAGTCACCAAAAGATATCCTTATACGGTTCGGCCAGCGCTGCAGATCATCGGGCCCAGGGAAGGCGTAAAAAAAGTGGCCAGCACCCACATCCTGATCACCCGGTTCGGGCCATTGTTCCTGGCGGACACTTCGATCAACCACCACCTCAACGCCGAGGATATTGCCGGCATCGCCGAATTGGTGGCGGAAAAAGTGGAGTCTTTTGACATTCAGCCCCGGATCGCTATGGTCACTTATTCCAACTTTGGTTCGGTGCCCAACGGAGAGTCGGCCGTGCTCATGAGGTCAGCTACGGCCATCCTGCAACAAAAGTATCCCGGCTGGATAGTCGACGGCGAAATGCAGGCTAACATGGCCCTCAATCCGGCCGTGCGCGAACAGTTCTACCCGTTCTCCAAACTGGCGGGAAAACGAGCCAATACCCTTATTTTTCCCAACCTGTCGGCCGCCAATATCGCCTACAACCTGCTGGCCCATACCGCCAATATGGACATCATCGGCCCTATCTTGCTGGGGTTGAAAAAACCGGTGCACATTCTGCAACTGGGCGCCAGCGTCCGGCAGATCGTGGATATGGTGGGCATTGCGGCAGTGGATGCGCAGGGGAGATGA
- a CDS encoding NYN domain-containing protein, whose protein sequence is MSEYPEVKVNINQSVAILIDGNNIEKSLHHLFNDENALIDFDKLIPKLLDGRGLSRLLYFREGVSISPKLAERLLHNFHGSVIPCHKSADIPLTIKATQIATKVDTIIILSGDSDYVELVRHLKGEGVRVEIAAIEQTTAKIIIQEADLFTPIAKEDCYVLKTYRGKKVRK, encoded by the coding sequence ATGAGCGAATACCCCGAAGTAAAGGTAAACATCAACCAATCCGTGGCCATTCTGATTGACGGCAACAATATAGAAAAGAGCCTTCATCATTTGTTCAACGATGAAAACGCGCTGATCGATTTTGATAAATTAATACCCAAATTGCTGGATGGACGGGGCCTGAGCCGCCTGCTGTACTTCCGGGAAGGGGTCAGCATCTCTCCCAAGCTGGCCGAACGCCTGCTGCACAACTTCCATGGTTCAGTCATACCCTGCCACAAGTCGGCAGATATCCCCCTGACCATCAAAGCCACTCAGATCGCCACCAAGGTGGACACCATCATCATCCTGTCCGGCGATTCGGATTATGTAGAACTGGTGCGCCACCTGAAAGGGGAGGGGGTGCGCGTGGAAATTGCCGCCATTGAGCAGACTACCGCCAAGATCATCATCCAGGAGGCAGATTTGTTTACGCCCATCGCCAAGGAGGATTGTTATGTGCTGAAGACTTACCGGGGCAAGAAGGTGAGGAAGTAA